The genomic DNA ATTTGCTGGCATTTCTGATATCAAGGGCTGGCCTAGATGAGCATGTCAGTGGTGTCCGCCTCCTGAAGGGCttggttttatctttttcctgCCCAGGGAGCAGGTGTCTGCCTGTGTTTCCATCCTGGAAAGGCTTCTGCCGGCCCTGGACCCACTCTACATGATCCAGAACCTCAGAGAAGAGCTTCAGAAAGGGCTTTTCCACCCTGATGACTCCGTGAAGATCCTCACCATATCGCAGGTATGGGGTTTTCCCCTAGGAAGAGCGGGTAGGGCTCTATCTGAGCTAGGCTGGGTTAGTCCTAATCTGCTACTGCTATTCCGTGGCCTCATTTGTAGACAAAAGCATCACGTTGAGTTTTATTTGCAGGAATGCTCTTACACACTTGCACTTTTGGATAAATACAATGCAGTGTGTTGGTATACAATGCTTTATGCCGTGTATCTTAAATGTAATGTATAAAACTGTGTCTCAATACAAGTAACTTGTAATCGAATCTCTCGTGTTCCAGATAAAGCTTTCTAATCCAGCACTGACAGCAGGTGCTGTAAGGATTAACTGCAGCAACATTTTGATATTCAGGATACTTTAAAGAGTATTGTAGAAACACTGAAGAGAAGTAGGTTATAGTAACTTGACATTTGTTGCGTTAATTTAAAGGAACAGAATGGTGGAATGTTGTTTAGAATGGAATTCTAGAGGTTTCAGCCCCAGCTAAAAGCAGGGCGTGCTTTGCAGCAGGCTCCTTGGGGTATTTGCCAGTTGAGTTTTGAGTAGCTTAAAAAATGGTGCTTCTGTCTGGGTGgctgttccattttttttttaatgtccttaTGGTGAAAAAAAGGTCTGCtttaatgttgttttctgtaattattaaaTCATGTCTTTAGGTTGGGAGGATTGTTGAAGATTCAGATGCTGTTACAGAAATTCTCAACAATCCCGAACTGTTGCGACAAATAATAAATTGCATTGGTGGAGAGAAAATAGCAGTGGCTAAAGAGGTAagccttgctttttcttttcttccttctacaAACTGATGTAGACACTGCACAATACACCTTTTCTGCTGTGTCAGAGATGACAGCCTCAGCTCCTCTTTGAAGAAAAGAGTGCTTGTGTTTCTTGAAAGATGTTACTAGCGTGAAGGTGCCGCAAGATCAGAAGTTATAGATGTGATATAAACTTTAGCTAGAACTGTTACCTTCCAGTAGCTTTCAATGCCGAAGCGGACTCATAGATCTGAGTTTAATGCCAGACTTGGATTGCAGTAAGTGTAACAGGCTTTTGTCAACCATACAGTAATTCTCCTTGAAAAGGGAATTGCAATTGAAATTGTAGCTGTATAACATGATTTAGCCTGTTAGTTTCACTGTTCCTTGCTAAGTCAGATCATCTTGgattttcttgtctgttttcctCATAAGAAGTTGCTGTTCTTTGTTTGCAGGCCATCAAATCTCTCTCAAGAATAGCACAGACGCAAGAAGGCTTAGAGGCTTTATTTGTGAGCAGTTTGTTGAGTGACTTGAAAAATGTCATGGCAACAAGTGATATTGTTCGATACAGAGTGTATGAGGTAGGAATGCAATCAGTGTTAACATTTGAATGACACGATACTGCCGTTCTCTTGAACTGTGTTTCTGAATTACAACCTGTTCTTTATGGCTTACTTCTGAGTTAGTATTCATCATGGCTTTACAGACTTTAaccttctgaagaaaagaagactgtGAGTGCAAATCAAATGCCGTAAACTTGGAACTCTCCATGAACTTACTTGTTCCAGGCAAACATTTAGATTAATTATGAAAACAGTCATGAAATTCTAGATTTAATATACAAATGGCTGGTCAGCCTTCTCAGTTATGTATGGCCATTACTGTGAATTGTTAACattataatgttttttttaactatcctcttttttctgtgcttgtgcTCAGTTAATTGTTGAGATTTCTTCAGTGTCAGCAGAATCGCTAAATTACTGTGCAAACAGTGGATTAATATCAGAGTTAATTGGAGAGCTGACTGGAGATGATGTGCTGGTCAGGTATGTTGGTACTTAGTTTGCTGAAGGGATTTTCCCTGTGGTTAAAATGCTGATGTACAGTCTCAACCGTCTTTAAACACGTTTCTGTTTCTCGTGAAGCCCTTTTCAGGAAAACACTTTTCCTGCCTCTTGTTAAACAGCCTTGAGTGTAAAATACTGTGTACTTAAATCTAAGAACCAACTGTACAGTTAAAGGAAAGTAGCTGAGTGAGTTTGGAGGAGGATTGGATGGTTTGAGTtagttttgggtgtttttttgttgtttttttcctgttattttcttaaTCACAGAGTACTTCAAAACCCCATCTGAAATAGGCCAAAATAACTCTTGGTCTGTTACAGAGCAACGTGTATCGAGATGGTGACCTCGCTGGCCCATACTCCACAGGGACGTCAGTATCTTGCTCAACAAGGAGTTATCGATAAAATCTCGAACATCATCGTTGGTGCAGAGTCTGATCCTTTCTCGGGCTTCTATTTGCCAGgttaaataatacatttcttGCTTCTAGTGTTTACTGCTTGCTTTTATTAATGAGATAAATTGGGAGGATTATTAAGCCACTCTTTTGGAAGTTCATGCATATTTCTTAATATTGGAACACCTGTGTTGGATGTGTACAAAAAATGCTGAAGGACAGACACGTGTTCAGTGTAGTTCGTTAACAGTGGGGGCACAGATAGGCTCTGGAGAGACTCCACCATGGTTGGAAGTTTGTGCCACTGTAGTTTGGTATTTTTATGAATTCAAGAACAGCAGCTGTTAAGTCATGAATTAAGTAACCTCTGAAATACTGGTGTGTTCCTTAGCTCTGCCCTTATTCCAGTGCCTTTCACAAATAGTATTGAGATTGAATAACACTAATTTAGCCGTGAAATAATTGTACCATTAACATGTTTCATTTGATATTGCTAAAGTTATTGTTCCTCTGCTCTGAATGGTTTTGTCGTCATCTTCTCTCAGGTTTTGTTAAATTTTTTGGGAATCTGGCTGTTGTAGACAGCGCACAGCAGATCTGTGAACGATACCCTGTCTTTATGGAAAAAGTCTTTGAAATGGCAGAAAGTCACGATCCGACCATGATTGGAGTGGCTGTGGACACGCTAGGAATCCTGGGATCAAATGTGGAAGGCAAACAGGTTTTGCAGAAGACCAGTTAGtattgttttttgttctttaatgaCACTTTCTCAGTATGTCATAATATAAAACAGTAAACTGTTTTGGTATAGTAAAGgaactgaaaatgtatttatctaATGAACAAGTGTGTCTGGAGAGCTGTAGTATAGCAGGTAAAGTATTTAAGTGTCTGGCCGGGCACGGCAGTGTGAATGCCTGGCAGCTAGAATTCTGCGATTGCAAGCGTCTTTTCTAGCGAGCTGCATCATACGAATCATCAGTAGACATGTTATTTTAGATTACTGTTTCTACTGATGTCATGACCTTCTCGTCAGGGTTAGAAAGATAGGAACTATTGTGTAATGATACTTTCTGTAAAGACTGTGTTGTTTCTCTTAATATAAAACTGCTCAGAGGATTCAAAATGGGTGCTGGGCTTCTTGTTGCTAGTCGAAACTTTGGGTTTCTTGAGTGAAAATCTGTGTTAGTGGATATCTGTTGGAGCGTTACAGCGTGGGGTTGAAGATTCTGAATTACAAGTGCAGTAGGGTCCACGCTTCCCAGGATTAATTATCTGTGACGCAATTTCCTTTTTGGAAACGCTTGGATAGTCTGAAGAATTAACATAAAAGCTTTGGATTTGTCTGTCTTAGATAAATGTGAAGCAAAGAGAATCTTacattgttttttattataGTAGGTCAAAAAGTTGCCTTTCTCAGATATAACGTGACTGACAGGTAACTGTATTCCTGTAAAGATCTGTCTGAATTGATGCAAAGcactctgtttttattttcaaaggaagcAGATTTCAAAATCTATTAAACAGGATAGGGAACCAGGCAAAGAATGCCCCCACCGAGCTGCGACTTCGATGCTTGGATGCAATTTCATCTCTTCTTTACTTGCCTGTAAgtttgtggtttggtttggtgtaatttttgtttggttgtttttttaaatctacaaGAAGGAAATTATTGTGCACCTGACTGATTGTGTAAGGACCTTTTGCAGCATCCAGTTTAGGTAGAAGTGGTAACCTTGTAGTGTTTCCAGTCTTTACTGTTTTGAAAttccctggttttgttttctgtaaagtaGGAGTTTGTTTGTAGGAAGCCAGGTGTTCTGCAGTTTGTTTATAAAACATGAAATCAAGACAATATTGGCAAGGGAATCAGAGGaagcagtttaattttcttgtgctttaaaAGGGATAGTGCTGAACTGCTCTAATTCCTCTGTATGTTGTTTAGATCCAGTGATTCTGGTTTTAGTAGTGTAGCTGTAAGGGAGCAAGTAAGCCATTTTCATATCTCAGCACAGTGCTTATTTAAATCTGTCCTCCAAACTAATGAAATACAGAAGGCCATTTCTTCCTTCATGAAAATACGTTGAAAATGTAAACTATTTCAGTTCAATCTGCTGATGGtttgtttaaaataacttctttaaCTGTTGAGCATGTACTCTCGACCTGAAAGCTTTTCATAACCCTAACCAAACTCTCGTTTTTGTACACGCTGTGCATAGCCAGAGCAGCAGACAGAAGACCTCTTAAGGATGACTGAATCCTGGTTCACATCCTTGTCCAGCCAACCGCTGGAACTCTTCAGGAGCATCAGTACTCAGCCATTCCCTGATCTCCACTGTGGGGCTTTGCGAGTATTTACTGTAAGTGCTTTTTGTTTGATCAGGTAATGAATTGCATTGCcattcagtctttttttttttttaagtgaatgcCACAAAGTTCTTCTTGAAGCCCTGGAGTGTTCAGAAATAAGGCCTTCTTCATTGTGGCTATTTAAATAATGCAGCAGACGATGTCACACCTGTAGtgcttattttcttataaattggagagaccaaaaaaaagcaacagctgtGCCCTGGGGCACTGCTTCAGTATCAGAGGCACTGCTGTGATAAttcacttaaaattttaaagataagTGCTGAGCTCTTCCTCCTGCAAGGTTAAACCCTGCTGCTCAGTTCGAGTGGTGGTTTTGCGGATACTATGTAGAATGAATatcccatttcattttttctgttcctttgctGTTTATGTAACAGCTTACTGTGCAACTGTTTTCTTGAGTTTTTAAATGGAGTGtatcccccccttcccctcttttgtCTTCATCTTTAGGCTATTGCAAATCAACCGTGGGCCCAGAAGTTGATGCTTGACAGTCCCGGGTTTGTGGAATACATAGTAGACAGATCTGTGGAGCCTGACAAAGCCTCGAAGGATGCTAAATATGAACTGGTTAAGGCTCTTGTAAACTCTAAAACAATCGCGGAAATCTTTGGCAATCAGTATTACCTGAGGCTGAGGGCCTACTTGCATGAAGGCCCGTACTATGTTAAGGCAGTTTCTACTACGGCTGTGGAGGGAGCAGAATAATGTTGTTGATGTCTTGGTCCCCTTTGTTGCAAACCGTGTTACTGACGTGTGCGTGTAGACTCCCCGCACTGGAGTCTTTTGGTTGTCTCTTTAAGGGAACGTAAAGCACTTGGGCTCTCTTTGAAATGAGtcataaaaacaaatcaaaacctaTAGGGCACAGGATAGTTTCCCATAGAATGTTATGGCAGAAGTTCTTTGTGCCGTCATGAGACGGGTACCCAAAGTAAGTGCTCTGGCAGCTGTGGGCTGTGTCTTATTTTGCGGAATTTATCAGTGTTTAGTTGAATTGATTGTGAGTTTGGAGTTGTCTCAGTAGATCAccattcaattaaaaaaattcaaataccAAAACATCTTGAAATTTGTAACCTCTGATGCTGTCACAggttcttttttaatgtttttatatcTGCCAAAGCTGGCACTCCTGTGAAATGTGCTCCTTCAGCCAGTTGTGTTCTATCAGAAACCCTGTTGGTAAGAACAAGCTTGTAACATTCTGCCCACATGAGGGAGTATGAACGGgattctcttctgttttcagtttgctgaATATAAGTCTTGCTTGAATAAAAATCCTGAATACTGTTTACATTTTATGCtgaggatgaaaaaaaagcttttagcccttttaaaaacaagtgaATACAAGCTGTAGTGTACAAAAAACAAATTGGGAGCTTTGTCTCCCTCATTTGTTGTATGGTAGCTTGGTTTACTTACTCAAGAGGAACGTGCGCTGTGGCACTACAAATCTGTTTCTGAACCAAATCTTAACTTGTTTACACtattttttaacagatgttttttaattttagatgttatttaaaaaatgtacgATTTTAGTTGCCTGAGTTAGAGTAAAAGGGGTAAGAAGATAAAGCTTTCATATTTAAGAGTCTGAACTGAATTAGGAGGATGAAAATGTTGTACCTTAAGTTGTGCACCTTCCTCTGAAGGTGGTTACCTCACTGCGGGTGAGATTCAGGAGTAGCTGGGCCACTGCTCACTCTAGAGACTCATGATGTGTCTGAGTCTGTGAACAAAGACCACAATGTACTTTATACAAAagatttatattatttttgttgagGACATAAGAAACAAATCTGAGGAATTGCTGGGGAAGAGCGTAGTAAAACATGAAATTAGTACTCTTGGGGTTATTTTAGTAGTGTATCAAGGCAGATACACCTCTATGGAAAGTATTGGCCCCGTGTCCCCATGCTGCCAAGTGAAGCAGGATGATCTCGTCACACGGTAACTCTTTTCTTGCTTGTAGTAGCTTTGAGCTGCAGTGGAGGTGATGATATTGCCTGCCAAAAATTGCTGGCAAGGAGTCAGAGTGGGCTCAGGGCTCAGAGGAGCAGGGTATTTGGGAAGATCCCTTAATGTTTAATAAGCTACGAATGCAGGTGATCTGCCTTGTTGCTTATGATCTAATATGTACAGAAGTTGTCATCCAACATTATACTGCTGCTGATGCTTTCATCCTAGATGTGCATAATAAACATCTGCTAGTGGGAAACACGGTACACAGCATCTCGTTTGTGAACAGAGAGCACGGAAGCTGCATGAAACCTGTCTCCAGTAAAAACATGAAAGCACtaagaaggaaatgaagagaGTATCGAAGTCCTTAGTTTGTACTCATATTGGACAGTTCAGCTTTGTTATTTTAGGTGACTGTTCTCATAGAGCTGTATGAGCTGTATACTAAAATGTCAGTGAAAGAAATCAATCTATAAACCTTTTCTGCAATTCATGAGTGTCTTCCCTGTGTGTTTTCAGCTGTTGCTTTTGAAGGCCACTCTGTGTGCTAAATCTTTAGCATTTGCTTTGCATGGTACTCTTGCCAAATACAATATTTTAGAATACACAGAGATGACAAAGATTTTTATGTATGCAcatatgctttattttgttgagCTTGGAGCTCAACATTCCGATTAATTGATCAGATGCTTACCCATAATTATTCATGTGTAGTTCCCTGCCCATCCTGCATATCTCCGTATGATTTACTTGTTGCTGGTGTCTTGGATACAATGGAGAAGTTTGTGTGGTGTCCCCAGCCTGCTCCCCGCAAAGTAATGAGTGGATATAATTGagttaaaaccagaaatggaATGGTGGAGAGCAAGAATTGAGATAACACACTAAACttggaaccatagaatggtttggcttggaagggaccttaaagatcatgcagttctgcccccctgccatgggtagggacacctcccactgggtacgggtgctcaaagcctcatccagcctggcctggaacacctccagggatggggaagtgTTCTTGTGGATTTGATGaacttggttttaaaaaaaccagaaccccaaaccaaaacacattgTTTGACCCTGGTTAACAAGCAGCATAACTTGAGAACTGTGGGTCCTTTGGAGCATGTCCTGCAGTCACAGCCGGAAGAGTGAGCGGTGCCCTCAAAggtggtgtgtgtgtgagatTGTTGGACAGTTAAGTTGGATTTCTTGTCTAGACTCCCCCGGGCTGTTTACCTGAGCGGTTCCCATGATGATCCAATGTCTATTCCCTCGTTCTACTGGTGCTGTaaaacaggttgctcagaagCAGCTCCCTTTGTGACTAAATATTTGAGAAGTAGATGATTCCTCACTTGGGTGGAAATGTGGATGGAGTTTTAGCATAAGGTAGAGGACTTCAAAGACCTGGAAAACAGTGGAGACGGATGAAGTTTCTTGGAATACTTTTTTAACTTGTATGCATGCACTTGTAGGTGCTTGGGTAGCTGGAGTACATCCAGTTCTCTTGCGGCTGAAACAACTGTAGCATTGAGAATTGATTTGCTGTTGAAGGGAAGAGACTGACTGAGGCAGTTGTTACTACtgagtgtgagcaggagagaaCGGCTGGTAAAGGAAAATTGAGGCTTTCTTCACAGAAGTTAAATCTTAATTGACGAAATGAAGAACCTCATTTTTAATTCTATCAAAATTAAGCTGTTTGAACTTATCAATGTAGGTCAAAACCCTGCAGGACACCAGACTGTAGTAAGTTTCCAGTAATGAGCAATCTTTCCCATCGCTTGTTTCTCTCCAGTCTTTATATAACTCGTCCTCTTTCATGTTGGAAGAGGTGAAAATGAATTTATAGCAGCATCGATTGTAGCTGATGTGCTTTTCCCCAGAAAACCGAGAGCTGTGAATGGGAGTGATACCAGCTTTTTTAGCACAGATTCCAACAAAGATATCGGGGGGCACTGAAACCAGCAGCTCCTTGGCGGCCACGTACACCTTGCGAGCGACATCCTGGGACATGACGAAAGCACTCCCGTCGCAGTAATCTGGGTAAAACTCTTCTGAGTATTGATGGAGGGGAACAAAGCCAGGGCTCTCGGGGTCTCTGTCAGGCTCTCCTTGGTGAATGACCCTCCCGATGTAAACATCCTCTAGCTGCGTTAAGCTAAGCAAGTATCCAACCAGGCTTGGAATACCGAGAAACATGTCTTCATCTGTTTTAAGAATATACCTTGCGTGGGGACAGAAAGTCACTGTCCACTCTATGCTCATCAATATCTTCTCTGTTTGCGTCTCAGGAGAATCGATGAAGCTGCCTTCAATAATGTCTCTGTGCTTTTGAGACTCTTCATTGATCTCCAGCTGGGTGGTTACCAAAGCTGACTTTCCTAAAGCAAACAGAGTAAGGACAGCATAACCTCTGGCGTCTGTCACATTGCCCCATGTCTGCCTGATCACGTTGCGCCATGTCCTGTTTTCTGGGCTACTGCAGACAAGAACGAGCAAAAATATCTCTTGGTCAGGGCATGTTGCTTCACTGCTGACAGTGTGAGACAGATTGGCCTTTAAGGGATCCAGATCTAGCTTCCTGGCCCTCTCCCTTATTTCAAGAGCCTTTGCATCAGTGTAAGAAAGAGGTAATGAGTGCAGGAAGTATTCCTCCAGTAAATCTGCTCCAAAAAGCAGCACATGGAAAAGCAAGACATTAAAGAGAATGAAGCACCACTGGTGAGTCCGGAGCCTGCAGAGTGTCAGCTGGGAAGAGAAGACATGGATGCTGAATTCTCTTGCTACTAGAACAGAAAggctttccttcattttataaTGCATTCATGCAAAACAGAACCATGACTTTTAGACTGTGGTCTTTGTACTGTTAGAGTAAGTCTTGTTTCCTCCCAAGAACTGAAGAAGCCCTAACTCTTGTGGCACAGTGAGATCCTGAGCTGAGAAGGACATTACCATGCTGTAGTTCAGAATGCCCCTTTCTGTGCATCCACACATGGAAATACTGAGGAATAACtcactattttctgtttttaatctgTTACTGAAGGTCTGAGATGCTAATGAGAACACGTGCTGTTAAAAAGCCTCGTGAAAGCTGGCAGAATAAGAAGCCAAAGCTCTTATCCCCTCTGTCCCAGAGGAAATAGCCTTGTGCCGGCCTCTGCTGTGGCTGAGCAACGAGCCGAAGCACTTACCTGCATGGTGGTGGGAGATCTCCCCGCAGCAGGGTCTGCGCTCGCCGCGGAGGCAGTTTCTCCCCGGCAGCGTCTGTATCTGGGTCTGTGGGATTGAGTTACTGCCCAGTACTCAGAGACGATGGCTTCCACCTCAGCTGCAGGTGGGGAGGAAAGGTGATCCCAGGGGATGCTCAGGTTGCAGCTGCATAAAAcacaaaggaagcaaaattCTACCCTTTCACTTTATTAATTTCTGATGCTTGAGGTTTGGTCTCTGAGAAATGAAGGAGTGAAGGAATGCTAGAGCTCACTTGATGAAAGGGAGCCCCTGAAACCGATGTGGACCTGTGCTGGGTTTGCCTGTTCCTTGCTGGTTCCGTGTCCATGGCAGTTGCCCCCTGTGCTGAGCGCTCTGCACCTCCGAGGTGGAGGTTTGGTGTGTGAACGTGCAGGTTTGCCTGATGTTGGGGACCCATTGGAGGTGGAGGGCACCCCACGGTGGGTGCTGCCGGGCCAGGCTGTCCGTGGCACGCGGGAGCAGGCTGAGCACGGAGAGCGGTGCACTGGGGCTCTCCCTGTGCTGGGGGAGCTGGAACCCCACTCCAGGGACCTTGATGGGGTGTCCATTACTTCTGGAGCTGAGGAAGATGTAGGGCATCATTTAATACCAGATGTATTTTCAAAGAGACCCTCAGAGCAAGGTGTGAAGAAggggctgtgcaggcagagagCTTGTGGCCGGGAGGTTTTGAGCTGTTCCCTGACCTCTTGCTCCTCCAGCATCCATTTATTGGAGCGGGGATGTGAACTCTAGTGAGCTGGTTTGAACGGTCCTTTGCTTTCTGTCCTCACGTCattctgtggttttaaatgACTATATGGATTCATGCTTTTGTGGTGGTTGCGTGTCTCGGTGAAGAGCTGTGCTGATCCACCCCTGGAGAGGCTCCTGCCTTTGGTGGTCACCTCGGCTGTGCTGGAGCCTCCGCGTGTTGATGTTGGCGCAGCCATGGGCTGCATTGGAGCTGACTGGGCTGGGGAGCCACAGGGGACTGGAAGTGCTGGAGGGGGGAAGTGCCAAAGTCACCACAAACAGGATGGAGGTGTCAGCAGGAGGGAGAGTGGAGTTTGGCAGCTGCTCTGTAAGATGTGGCTCCTGCAGAGCACTGAGGGGAGAGGGGCTTGCAGGTCCCAATCAGTCCTTTTGGGAGGGCAAGTGGGGGGGCTGGATGATGGCAGTGATGCTGTTTGATGGGCAAATTGTGGTGGGAGGTGTCGGCCTTTATCAGCAGAAGCGTGGGAACTCCAGCTTCCGTGTCAGAGCGGAGAGACTGAGATTTTTGTTAATGTTTCAAAGGATTTCTTATAGGTAAGGACGCATTTCTGTCACTGCATCCTGCGGTGAAAGGGTACGAAAGGaatgcagcactgctgtggtTTGCCTTAGCTGTGTCCCTTGTCGGGCTGCGAGGCTCTGACCATCGCAATATACCCTGAAGCATCCTTAGAGGAGCCTGTATCAGCGGAATGTCCctgggagatggagaagagctTTGATTTCTTGCTTGGAGTGACCAAGATTTAATCCCCGAGCTGTGGCTGAGCCTCTCGGCTCTCCCAGTGCCCGTCCCTAGGTCTGTGGCAGTGGAGATCTTTCCCACGTTTGTTGGGAAATCCACATTGATGCAGGGAGCAGCTGCAATTACAGAAGAAACCGGTCCCCCAAAATGTGGTCGTAGTTTGGAAGTGCCTCATGCCCCTCTGAAAGATGGCCCAAGCACACACCGTGTGTGTGTCCCAGCGTGGACATCGGCTTTAGGCTCTCCCAAGAACAGGGAAAACTCCTTTTGCAAAGCTTCTGTGTCAGCTGGGCTACAGCTTCGTCTGGAACAGCCTCACAATCATTGTAACCCCTGCAGAAGTTGGGCTTTGAAGCTTGGCAAGCTGTCAGCACGGGAAGTGTCAGTTAAGTGTGTTCCCTGAACTAAAAAGCTAATAAGGAACTATTTCTCATGTCTAATAATACAGCACTATAGCCCCAGATACCcattctgggggaaaaaaaaatccctcctttGAAGATGCTCTGTCTCCAGCTAAACCATttaataagcaaataaatattaGCATTTGAAAGcacttccattaaaaatatttgctttcccAATTGTGAGTTTTTAGAATAATAATGAAACCCACATGTGTATCGTCCGTGTTGCAGTTACGCCCAGCGTGGTGCTCGCAGTACTTCTGAAGTCATTTCTTCAGCACTGCTTTGTGGTGGCAGCAGGAACTTCAAACGGTCGCTGATAGCACGTATGAGATGAACGCTATCCAACCACAGGCGGGGTGTGAGCAGCTCTCATGCACGGTGTCTTGTTTATCCAAAGAGCCTGGCTGAGTCCCACTGGGAGAAAGCCgaggcacagaaatgaaaagactgCTGAAGGGTAAAATAACTGATCTGTGAATGCCACGAACCCCGTCAGCTCCAGGAGCGTTTGCCAAGGGGCGATCCCTCGATTGCCTTTAAAACCCAGGCTTCAGGCAAACATAATGCATGAGAGCTTAGGCACGACCTTATTGACCTTTTTTGGTGGGTAAAGTTAGACACGTTCAGGGAAAACATCCCCCCAGGGGGATCCAAGAGTTTCCAGAAGAGTGAATTTTAACCATGGGGCGCCTCGAGCCAGGGTCAGTCTTGGGGAAGAAATGTTGTTCTTACATCTTCCCTCAAACCCTGACACATCTTGTGGGTGTAAAGGAGGGGAGCAACTGGGAAGCAGTTTTCCTGAGCCACAGGGCTGTAATTTGCTTTATGTAGGatgttttcacatttcctttaaattttaagtCCAAGCAAACCTCGTCGTGGGAGCAGGGATGTGCCGATAAAGCTGCAGATCTACCAAACGAACCGTAAGCGTTTAGACTGAAGGATGTTTGGAGTCTGAGTTTGATTTCTTGGAGAGGACAGGGCCCTGAAACTCTCTGATatccaaagagaaaagcagaagtgattGCAGGGCAGTGGGAGATGCTATGGAGCAGGACAAGCCCAGGGTGGGCAGCTGTATCGCAACgtgctgcagaggagcagctgtaCCCATAGCTTCTTATGTCTCTTAAAGTCTCCTGGCTTCCCTCCCACCACGGTGAACATTTGGAAGGGGGGAGCAGAGCCTGGATTGTCTCAGTTCTGCTCGACTCTGCTTCATGAAAATGCGAAGGCTTTGGATGACGCACCGTTCACAGGCACTGGTGCAGGCGAGGAGGGGCGGATGGGGTTTGTTGGGGAAAACCAGTGAAAATTGGGTTTGTTAATATAAATTCGTGCC from Cuculus canorus isolate bCucCan1 chromosome 19, bCucCan1.pri, whole genome shotgun sequence includes the following:
- the B3GALT9 gene encoding beta-1,3-galactosyltransferase 9, which gives rise to MKESLSVLVAREFSIHVFSSQLTLCRLRTHQWCFILFNVLLFHVLLFGADLLEEYFLHSLPLSYTDAKALEIRERARKLDLDPLKANLSHTVSSEATCPDQEIFLLVLVCSSPENRTWRNVIRQTWGNVTDARGYAVLTLFALGKSALVTTQLEINEESQKHRDIIEGSFIDSPETQTEKILMSIEWTVTFCPHARYILKTDEDMFLGIPSLVGYLLSLTQLEDVYIGRVIHQGEPDRDPESPGFVPLHQYSEEFYPDYCDGSAFVMSQDVARKVYVAAKELLVSVPPDIFVGICAKKAGITPIHSSRFSGEKHISYNRCCYKFIFTSSNMKEDELYKDWRETSDGKDCSLLETYYSLVSCRVLTYIDKFKQLNFDRIKNEVLHFVN
- the PSMD5 gene encoding 26S proteasome non-ATPase regulatory subunit 5, with the protein product MAEAVSELLERAARRQARLEELRALRLALQGLPPAALRPRLAERHLAALFGLLSAGDREQVSACVSILERLLPALDPLYMIQNLREELQKGLFHPDDSVKILTISQVGRIVEDSDAVTEILNNPELLRQIINCIGGEKIAVAKEAIKSLSRIAQTQEGLEALFVSSLLSDLKNVMATSDIVRYRVYELIVEISSVSAESLNYCANSGLISELIGELTGDDVLVRATCIEMVTSLAHTPQGRQYLAQQGVIDKISNIIVGAESDPFSGFYLPGFVKFFGNLAVVDSAQQICERYPVFMEKVFEMAESHDPTMIGVAVDTLGILGSNVEGKQVLQKTRSRFQNLLNRIGNQAKNAPTELRLRCLDAISSLLYLPPEQQTEDLLRMTESWFTSLSSQPLELFRSISTQPFPDLHCGALRVFTAIANQPWAQKLMLDSPGFVEYIVDRSVEPDKASKDAKYELVKALVNSKTIAEIFGNQYYLRLRAYLHEGPYYVKAVSTTAVEGAE